A single window of Electrophorus electricus isolate fEleEle1 chromosome 16, fEleEle1.pri, whole genome shotgun sequence DNA harbors:
- the irs2a gene encoding insulin receptor substrate 2a isoform X3, producing the protein MASPPLTGGTSLSNVNVNTNVRKSGYLKKQKHGHRRFFVLKEQSDGLSARLEYYENEKKWKNKSAAKRVISLDSCLSINKRADAKHKYLIALYTKDEYFAVAAENEQEQESWHGVLTDLMSEGKVYDCAVSNSASSLVGFDEGNYGMITPVSAAYKEVWQVNLKSKGLGQTRNITGVYRLCLSSRSISFVKLNSEVASVSLQLMNIRRCGHSDSFFFIEVGRSASTGPGELWMQADDSVVAQNIHETILEAMKAMKELSEFRPRSKSQSSGSNPISVPTRRNLNNLPPSQTGLVRRSRTDSVAATSPVTKFTSCRIRTASEGEGTMARPVSMTISENGSPTVGDRNQINRFNTVSVGCRTSEPSLLHHSRSMSMCMPVSHSPPSTVSLSSLSSTSMNGCASSIIHKPSSCSGSVSGSPSDNGFLSCDDYGSSPGDARYNPLNHSNTPSSFSGTPPSREGSDLCGYMMMENASSHSLNKNQESSRERLDLEKSYRKRTYSLTTPRQPKAPSQQSSTSLDEYMLMRAAYANGHPGQSMHSASPKVSYPEDYGDIEIGSSRSSSSNLGDDGYMPMIPGVAPQGNKNDHYMPMSPMSVSAPKQIINPRSHPQATSNQGTTNSPTSGSIDDSGYMKMWSGSKYSLESSDGRVANGEYMNMSPIDVSPTPPDYFIGGCEPAQRPSPSLQGFKRGEDQYVLMSPQSHRPAEESSYYAMSAANAGPLSPNPSTLPPLRHSRTDGLLHRARVNRPNRLSLDTLKMLPSMNEHPLPCEPKSPGEYINIDFGDVAQYSVPSGSVESQRSSPSLGGIRRISPLSDYMNLNLKLGETVSSPLHEMPELTNCPGPPEEGRYFHGGQRSSLCPPGTGKDDYTEMKFGSGHISPSCISKNEESGRVSPASRVQRLTLGDKGVPGLGAFLLPTPSVDPDGGAKVIRADPHGRRRHSSETFSSTTTVTPVFPSFAHNAKRHSSASVENVSVRSSEGSDEEYGSPMCRETSAGYQNGLNYIALNLMESRELGNCENMMGFKTVSCCKGGINGLHASPYVSLGFTETATTVKD; encoded by the exons ATGGCGAGTCCGCCGCTGACTGGAGGGACCTCGTTATCAAATGTAAACGTTAATACAAACGTTAGAAAAAGTGGATACCTCAAGAAGCAGAAGCACGGACACCGGAGATTTTTTGTCCTGAAAGAGCAGAGCGATGGGTTGTCAGCCCGTTTGGAATATTATGAGAATgagaagaaatggaaaaacaaatcagCCGCGAAGAGAGTCATATCTCTGGACTCCTGTCTGAGCATAAACAAGCGCGCGGATGCGAAACATAAGTACCTGATAGCTCTCTATACCAAGGATGAATattttgctgttgctgctgaaaacgaacaggagcaggagagcTGGCACGGAGTGCTGACTGATTTAATGAGTGAGGGAAAAGTGTATGACTGCGCCGTCTCCAATTCTGCATCCTCTTTGGTGGGCTTCGACGAAGGTAATTACGGTATGATTACGCCGGTCAGTGCCGCTTACAAAGAGGTATGGCAAGTAAATTTGAAATCTAAGGGACTTGGACAGACGAGAAATATCACGGGAGTTTACAGACTGTGTTTATCGAGCCGGTCAATTAGCTTTGTGAAACTTAATTCAGAGGTTGCATCTGTCAGTCTACAGTTGATGAACATAAGGCGATGTGGCCATTCAGatagttttttctttattgaagTGGGCAGGTCTGCTTCTACAGGACCTGGTGAGCTTTGGATGCAGGCGGATGACTCTGTCGTCGCTCAAAACATACACGAGACAATTTTAGAGGCTATGAAAGCAATGAAAGAGTTGTCAGAGTTCAGGCCGCGCAGCAAAAGCCAATCGTCAGGCTCAAACCCCATATCTGTACCCACCCGGCGAAACTTGAACAATTTGCCTCCCAGCCAGACAGGGCTGGTAAGAAGGTCAAGGACAGACAGTGTGGCAGCCACATCCCCTGTTACCAAGTTTACTTCCTGCCGGATACGTACTGCCAGTGAGGGTGAAGGTACCATGGCACGGCCAGTATCCATGACGATATCAGAGAATGGGAGCCCTACTGTTGGCGACCGGAACCAAATAAACAGGTTCAACACGGTTTCAGTGGGCTGCCGAACATCTGAACCCTCACTGCTACATCACAGCAGATCGATGTccatgtgcatgcctgtgtctcATTCACCTCCATCTACTGTAAGCCTGTCGAGTCTCTCCTCTACCAGCATGAACGGCTGTGCCTCCTCCATAATACACAAACCTTCCAGCTGCAGTGGCTCTGTCTCAGGGTCTCCTAGTGACAATGGCTTCCTGTCATGTGATGATTATGGGTCCAGCCCAGGAGATGCAAGGTACAACCCACTGAACCACAGCAATACACCCTCATCTTTTTCTGGCACACCCCCTTCCCGTGAAGGCAGTGATCTTTGTGGTTACATGATGATGGAGAATGCATCTAGCCACTCTTTGAATAAGAACCAGGAATCCAGCAGGGAGAGGCTAGATTTGGAGAAGTCATACAGGAAGAGGACATATTCCCTCACAACACCACGACAGCCTAAGGCACCCTCCCAGCAGTCATCAACTTCACTTGATGAATATATGCTGATGAGGGCAGCATACGCTAATGGCCACCCAGGGCAGAGCATGCACTCAGCCTCTCCAAAGGTCTCGTACCCTGAGGACTATGGAGACATTGAAATTGGCTCCAGCAGGAGCTCCAGCAGCAACTTAGGTGACGATGGCTACATGCCCATGATACCAGGTGTGGCACCCCAAGGCAACAAAAATGACCACTACATGCCCATGAGCCCTATGAGCGTCTCAGCTCCAAAACAGATCATAAACCCCAGATCCCACCCTCAGGCCACAAGCAACCAAGGCACAACCAACTCCCCCACAAGTGGTTCCATAGATGACAGTGGTTACATGAAGATGTGGTCTGGGTCCAAGTACTCACTGGAGAGCTCAGATGGCAGGGTGGCGAACGGGGAGTATATGAACATGTCACCCATTGATGTCTCGCCAACACCACCAGATTACTTCATTGGTGGGTGTGAGCCGGCACAGCggccctctccctccctccagggATTTAAAAGAGGTGAGGATCAGTATGTTTTAATGAGCCCTCAAAGCCACAGACCAGCAGAGGAGTCCAGCTACTACGCCATGTCTGCAGCAAATGCTGGGCCACTGTCACCCAACCCCTCCACCTTGCCCCCGCTTAGGCACAGCCGGACCGATGGCCTGTTACATAGAGCACGAGTCAACAGACCCAACAGATTGTCTCTGGACACTCTGAAGATGCTGCCGAGTATGAATGAGCATCCCCTCCCCTGTGAACCCAAAAGCCCAGGGGAGTACATCAACATAGACTTTGGAGATGTCGCCCAGTATTCAGTGCCCTCGGGATCAGTGGAGAGCCAACGGTCATCACCCAGCCTTGGTGGCATCAGACggatctctcccctctctgatTACATGAACCTTAACCTAAAATTAGGGGAAACCGTCTCCAGTCCCCTGCATGAGATGCCTGAGCTCACCAACTGCCCAGGTCCACCTGAGGAGGGGCGGTACTTCCATGGTGGGCAGAGGAGCTCTCTGTGCCCACCTGGCACAGGTAAAGATGATTATACTGAGATGAAGTTTGGTAGTGGGCATATCTCTCCTTCTTGTATCTCTAAGAATGAGGAAAGTGGTAGAGTAAGCCCAGCTAGCAGGGTACAGAGGCTAACCCTGGGTGACAAAGGTGTGCCAGGCCTAGGGGCATTCCTATTACCCACCCCATCAGTGGACCCTGATGGAGGGGCGAAGGTGATCCGTGCAGACCCTCATGGCCGGAGGCGGCACAGCTCAGAGACCTTCTCATCCACCACCACTGTCACGCCGGTGTTCCCCTCCTTTGCCCACAATGCTAAACGGCACAGCTCCGCCTCCGTTGAGAATGTTTCGGTCCGGAGCAGCGAGGGTTCCGACGAGGAATATGGCAGCCCCATGTGCCGAGAAACCTCAGCTGGGTATCAGAACGGCCTCAACTATATCGCCTTAAACCTCATGGAGAGCCGTGAGCTGGGCAACTGTGAAAACATGATGGGCTTCAAGACTGTCAGTTGCTGCAAAGGGGGAATTAATGGACTGCATGCCAGCCCATATGTTTCTTTGGGATTCACGGAGACAGCGACCACTGTAAAAG ACTGA
- the irs2a gene encoding insulin receptor substrate 2a isoform X1, producing MASPPLTGGTSLSNVNVNTNVRKSGYLKKQKHGHRRFFVLKEQSDGLSARLEYYENEKKWKNKSAAKRVISLDSCLSINKRADAKHKYLIALYTKDEYFAVAAENEQEQESWHGVLTDLMSEGKVYDCAVSNSASSLVGFDEGNYGMITPVSAAYKEVWQVNLKSKGLGQTRNITGVYRLCLSSRSISFVKLNSEVASVSLQLMNIRRCGHSDSFFFIEVGRSASTGPGELWMQADDSVVAQNIHETILEAMKAMKELSEFRPRSKSQSSGSNPISVPTRRNLNNLPPSQTGLVRRSRTDSVAATSPVTKFTSCRIRTASEGEGTMARPVSMTISENGSPTVGDRNQINRFNTVSVGCRTSEPSLLHHSRSMSMCMPVSHSPPSTVSLSSLSSTSMNGCASSIIHKPSSCSGSVSGSPSDNGFLSCDDYGSSPGDARYNPLNHSNTPSSFSGTPPSREGSDLCGYMMMENASSHSLNKNQESSRERLDLEKSYRKRTYSLTTPRQPKAPSQQSSTSLDEYMLMRAAYANGHPGQSMHSASPKVSYPEDYGDIEIGSSRSSSSNLGDDGYMPMIPGVAPQGNKNDHYMPMSPMSVSAPKQIINPRSHPQATSNQGTTNSPTSGSIDDSGYMKMWSGSKYSLESSDGRVANGEYMNMSPIDVSPTPPDYFIGGCEPAQRPSPSLQGFKRGEDQYVLMSPQSHRPAEESSYYAMSAANAGPLSPNPSTLPPLRHSRTDGLLHRARVNRPNRLSLDTLKMLPSMNEHPLPCEPKSPGEYINIDFGDVAQYSVPSGSVESQRSSPSLGGIRRISPLSDYMNLNLKLGETVSSPLHEMPELTNCPGPPEEGRYFHGGQRSSLCPPGTGKDDYTEMKFGSGHISPSCISKNEESGRVSPASRVQRLTLGDKGVPGLGAFLLPTPSVDPDGGAKVIRADPHGRRRHSSETFSSTTTVTPVFPSFAHNAKRHSSASVENVSVRSSEGSDEEYGSPMCRETSAGYQNGLNYIALNLMESRELGNCENMMGFKTVSCCKGGINGLHASPYVSLGFTETATTVKGLLGWHRTQTTTLVLFLLIVRYGSCRTQMVSCALAGD from the exons ATGGCGAGTCCGCCGCTGACTGGAGGGACCTCGTTATCAAATGTAAACGTTAATACAAACGTTAGAAAAAGTGGATACCTCAAGAAGCAGAAGCACGGACACCGGAGATTTTTTGTCCTGAAAGAGCAGAGCGATGGGTTGTCAGCCCGTTTGGAATATTATGAGAATgagaagaaatggaaaaacaaatcagCCGCGAAGAGAGTCATATCTCTGGACTCCTGTCTGAGCATAAACAAGCGCGCGGATGCGAAACATAAGTACCTGATAGCTCTCTATACCAAGGATGAATattttgctgttgctgctgaaaacgaacaggagcaggagagcTGGCACGGAGTGCTGACTGATTTAATGAGTGAGGGAAAAGTGTATGACTGCGCCGTCTCCAATTCTGCATCCTCTTTGGTGGGCTTCGACGAAGGTAATTACGGTATGATTACGCCGGTCAGTGCCGCTTACAAAGAGGTATGGCAAGTAAATTTGAAATCTAAGGGACTTGGACAGACGAGAAATATCACGGGAGTTTACAGACTGTGTTTATCGAGCCGGTCAATTAGCTTTGTGAAACTTAATTCAGAGGTTGCATCTGTCAGTCTACAGTTGATGAACATAAGGCGATGTGGCCATTCAGatagttttttctttattgaagTGGGCAGGTCTGCTTCTACAGGACCTGGTGAGCTTTGGATGCAGGCGGATGACTCTGTCGTCGCTCAAAACATACACGAGACAATTTTAGAGGCTATGAAAGCAATGAAAGAGTTGTCAGAGTTCAGGCCGCGCAGCAAAAGCCAATCGTCAGGCTCAAACCCCATATCTGTACCCACCCGGCGAAACTTGAACAATTTGCCTCCCAGCCAGACAGGGCTGGTAAGAAGGTCAAGGACAGACAGTGTGGCAGCCACATCCCCTGTTACCAAGTTTACTTCCTGCCGGATACGTACTGCCAGTGAGGGTGAAGGTACCATGGCACGGCCAGTATCCATGACGATATCAGAGAATGGGAGCCCTACTGTTGGCGACCGGAACCAAATAAACAGGTTCAACACGGTTTCAGTGGGCTGCCGAACATCTGAACCCTCACTGCTACATCACAGCAGATCGATGTccatgtgcatgcctgtgtctcATTCACCTCCATCTACTGTAAGCCTGTCGAGTCTCTCCTCTACCAGCATGAACGGCTGTGCCTCCTCCATAATACACAAACCTTCCAGCTGCAGTGGCTCTGTCTCAGGGTCTCCTAGTGACAATGGCTTCCTGTCATGTGATGATTATGGGTCCAGCCCAGGAGATGCAAGGTACAACCCACTGAACCACAGCAATACACCCTCATCTTTTTCTGGCACACCCCCTTCCCGTGAAGGCAGTGATCTTTGTGGTTACATGATGATGGAGAATGCATCTAGCCACTCTTTGAATAAGAACCAGGAATCCAGCAGGGAGAGGCTAGATTTGGAGAAGTCATACAGGAAGAGGACATATTCCCTCACAACACCACGACAGCCTAAGGCACCCTCCCAGCAGTCATCAACTTCACTTGATGAATATATGCTGATGAGGGCAGCATACGCTAATGGCCACCCAGGGCAGAGCATGCACTCAGCCTCTCCAAAGGTCTCGTACCCTGAGGACTATGGAGACATTGAAATTGGCTCCAGCAGGAGCTCCAGCAGCAACTTAGGTGACGATGGCTACATGCCCATGATACCAGGTGTGGCACCCCAAGGCAACAAAAATGACCACTACATGCCCATGAGCCCTATGAGCGTCTCAGCTCCAAAACAGATCATAAACCCCAGATCCCACCCTCAGGCCACAAGCAACCAAGGCACAACCAACTCCCCCACAAGTGGTTCCATAGATGACAGTGGTTACATGAAGATGTGGTCTGGGTCCAAGTACTCACTGGAGAGCTCAGATGGCAGGGTGGCGAACGGGGAGTATATGAACATGTCACCCATTGATGTCTCGCCAACACCACCAGATTACTTCATTGGTGGGTGTGAGCCGGCACAGCggccctctccctccctccagggATTTAAAAGAGGTGAGGATCAGTATGTTTTAATGAGCCCTCAAAGCCACAGACCAGCAGAGGAGTCCAGCTACTACGCCATGTCTGCAGCAAATGCTGGGCCACTGTCACCCAACCCCTCCACCTTGCCCCCGCTTAGGCACAGCCGGACCGATGGCCTGTTACATAGAGCACGAGTCAACAGACCCAACAGATTGTCTCTGGACACTCTGAAGATGCTGCCGAGTATGAATGAGCATCCCCTCCCCTGTGAACCCAAAAGCCCAGGGGAGTACATCAACATAGACTTTGGAGATGTCGCCCAGTATTCAGTGCCCTCGGGATCAGTGGAGAGCCAACGGTCATCACCCAGCCTTGGTGGCATCAGACggatctctcccctctctgatTACATGAACCTTAACCTAAAATTAGGGGAAACCGTCTCCAGTCCCCTGCATGAGATGCCTGAGCTCACCAACTGCCCAGGTCCACCTGAGGAGGGGCGGTACTTCCATGGTGGGCAGAGGAGCTCTCTGTGCCCACCTGGCACAGGTAAAGATGATTATACTGAGATGAAGTTTGGTAGTGGGCATATCTCTCCTTCTTGTATCTCTAAGAATGAGGAAAGTGGTAGAGTAAGCCCAGCTAGCAGGGTACAGAGGCTAACCCTGGGTGACAAAGGTGTGCCAGGCCTAGGGGCATTCCTATTACCCACCCCATCAGTGGACCCTGATGGAGGGGCGAAGGTGATCCGTGCAGACCCTCATGGCCGGAGGCGGCACAGCTCAGAGACCTTCTCATCCACCACCACTGTCACGCCGGTGTTCCCCTCCTTTGCCCACAATGCTAAACGGCACAGCTCCGCCTCCGTTGAGAATGTTTCGGTCCGGAGCAGCGAGGGTTCCGACGAGGAATATGGCAGCCCCATGTGCCGAGAAACCTCAGCTGGGTATCAGAACGGCCTCAACTATATCGCCTTAAACCTCATGGAGAGCCGTGAGCTGGGCAACTGTGAAAACATGATGGGCTTCAAGACTGTCAGTTGCTGCAAAGGGGGAATTAATGGACTGCATGCCAGCCCATATGTTTCTTTGGGATTCACGGAGACAGCGACCACTGTAAAAG GCCTTTTAGGCTGGCACAGAACACAGACTACAACCTTGGTTCTCTTCTTGCTCATTGTGCGATATGGTTCCTGTAGGACCCAGATGGTCTCCTGCGCCTTAGCTGGAG ACTGA
- the irs2a gene encoding insulin receptor substrate 2a isoform X2: MASPPLTGGTSLSNVNVNTNVRKSGYLKKQKHGHRRFFVLKEQSDGLSARLEYYENEKKWKNKSAAKRVISLDSCLSINKRADAKHKYLIALYTKDEYFAVAAENEQEQESWHGVLTDLMSEGKVYDCAVSNSASSLVGFDEGNYGMITPVSAAYKEVWQVNLKSKGLGQTRNITGVYRLCLSSRSISFVKLNSEVASVSLQLMNIRRCGHSDSFFFIEVGRSASTGPGELWMQADDSVVAQNIHETILEAMKAMKELSEFRPRSKSQSSGSNPISVPTRRNLNNLPPSQTGLVRRSRTDSVAATSPVTKFTSCRIRTASEGEGTMARPVSMTISENGSPTVGDRNQINRFNTVSVGCRTSEPSLLHHSRSMSMCMPVSHSPPSTVSLSSLSSTSMNGCASSIIHKPSSCSGSVSGSPSDNGFLSCDDYGSSPGDARYNPLNHSNTPSSFSGTPPSREGSDLCGYMMMENASSHSLNKNQESSRERLDLEKSYRKRTYSLTTPRQPKAPSQQSSTSLDEYMLMRAAYANGHPGQSMHSASPKVSYPEDYGDIEIGSSRSSSSNLGDDGYMPMIPGVAPQGNKNDHYMPMSPMSVSAPKQIINPRSHPQATSNQGTTNSPTSGSIDDSGYMKMWSGSKYSLESSDGRVANGEYMNMSPIDVSPTPPDYFIGGCEPAQRPSPSLQGFKRGEDQYVLMSPQSHRPAEESSYYAMSAANAGPLSPNPSTLPPLRHSRTDGLLHRARVNRPNRLSLDTLKMLPSMNEHPLPCEPKSPGEYINIDFGDVAQYSVPSGSVESQRSSPSLGGIRRISPLSDYMNLNLKLGETVSSPLHEMPELTNCPGPPEEGRYFHGGQRSSLCPPGTGKDDYTEMKFGSGHISPSCISKNEESGRVSPASRVQRLTLGDKGVPGLGAFLLPTPSVDPDGGAKVIRADPHGRRRHSSETFSSTTTVTPVFPSFAHNAKRHSSASVENVSVRSSEGSDEEYGSPMCRETSAGYQNGLNYIALNLMESRELGNCENMMGFKTVSCCKGGINGLHASPYVSLGFTETATTVKGWHRTQTTTLVLFLLIVRYGSCRTQMVSCALAGD; encoded by the exons ATGGCGAGTCCGCCGCTGACTGGAGGGACCTCGTTATCAAATGTAAACGTTAATACAAACGTTAGAAAAAGTGGATACCTCAAGAAGCAGAAGCACGGACACCGGAGATTTTTTGTCCTGAAAGAGCAGAGCGATGGGTTGTCAGCCCGTTTGGAATATTATGAGAATgagaagaaatggaaaaacaaatcagCCGCGAAGAGAGTCATATCTCTGGACTCCTGTCTGAGCATAAACAAGCGCGCGGATGCGAAACATAAGTACCTGATAGCTCTCTATACCAAGGATGAATattttgctgttgctgctgaaaacgaacaggagcaggagagcTGGCACGGAGTGCTGACTGATTTAATGAGTGAGGGAAAAGTGTATGACTGCGCCGTCTCCAATTCTGCATCCTCTTTGGTGGGCTTCGACGAAGGTAATTACGGTATGATTACGCCGGTCAGTGCCGCTTACAAAGAGGTATGGCAAGTAAATTTGAAATCTAAGGGACTTGGACAGACGAGAAATATCACGGGAGTTTACAGACTGTGTTTATCGAGCCGGTCAATTAGCTTTGTGAAACTTAATTCAGAGGTTGCATCTGTCAGTCTACAGTTGATGAACATAAGGCGATGTGGCCATTCAGatagttttttctttattgaagTGGGCAGGTCTGCTTCTACAGGACCTGGTGAGCTTTGGATGCAGGCGGATGACTCTGTCGTCGCTCAAAACATACACGAGACAATTTTAGAGGCTATGAAAGCAATGAAAGAGTTGTCAGAGTTCAGGCCGCGCAGCAAAAGCCAATCGTCAGGCTCAAACCCCATATCTGTACCCACCCGGCGAAACTTGAACAATTTGCCTCCCAGCCAGACAGGGCTGGTAAGAAGGTCAAGGACAGACAGTGTGGCAGCCACATCCCCTGTTACCAAGTTTACTTCCTGCCGGATACGTACTGCCAGTGAGGGTGAAGGTACCATGGCACGGCCAGTATCCATGACGATATCAGAGAATGGGAGCCCTACTGTTGGCGACCGGAACCAAATAAACAGGTTCAACACGGTTTCAGTGGGCTGCCGAACATCTGAACCCTCACTGCTACATCACAGCAGATCGATGTccatgtgcatgcctgtgtctcATTCACCTCCATCTACTGTAAGCCTGTCGAGTCTCTCCTCTACCAGCATGAACGGCTGTGCCTCCTCCATAATACACAAACCTTCCAGCTGCAGTGGCTCTGTCTCAGGGTCTCCTAGTGACAATGGCTTCCTGTCATGTGATGATTATGGGTCCAGCCCAGGAGATGCAAGGTACAACCCACTGAACCACAGCAATACACCCTCATCTTTTTCTGGCACACCCCCTTCCCGTGAAGGCAGTGATCTTTGTGGTTACATGATGATGGAGAATGCATCTAGCCACTCTTTGAATAAGAACCAGGAATCCAGCAGGGAGAGGCTAGATTTGGAGAAGTCATACAGGAAGAGGACATATTCCCTCACAACACCACGACAGCCTAAGGCACCCTCCCAGCAGTCATCAACTTCACTTGATGAATATATGCTGATGAGGGCAGCATACGCTAATGGCCACCCAGGGCAGAGCATGCACTCAGCCTCTCCAAAGGTCTCGTACCCTGAGGACTATGGAGACATTGAAATTGGCTCCAGCAGGAGCTCCAGCAGCAACTTAGGTGACGATGGCTACATGCCCATGATACCAGGTGTGGCACCCCAAGGCAACAAAAATGACCACTACATGCCCATGAGCCCTATGAGCGTCTCAGCTCCAAAACAGATCATAAACCCCAGATCCCACCCTCAGGCCACAAGCAACCAAGGCACAACCAACTCCCCCACAAGTGGTTCCATAGATGACAGTGGTTACATGAAGATGTGGTCTGGGTCCAAGTACTCACTGGAGAGCTCAGATGGCAGGGTGGCGAACGGGGAGTATATGAACATGTCACCCATTGATGTCTCGCCAACACCACCAGATTACTTCATTGGTGGGTGTGAGCCGGCACAGCggccctctccctccctccagggATTTAAAAGAGGTGAGGATCAGTATGTTTTAATGAGCCCTCAAAGCCACAGACCAGCAGAGGAGTCCAGCTACTACGCCATGTCTGCAGCAAATGCTGGGCCACTGTCACCCAACCCCTCCACCTTGCCCCCGCTTAGGCACAGCCGGACCGATGGCCTGTTACATAGAGCACGAGTCAACAGACCCAACAGATTGTCTCTGGACACTCTGAAGATGCTGCCGAGTATGAATGAGCATCCCCTCCCCTGTGAACCCAAAAGCCCAGGGGAGTACATCAACATAGACTTTGGAGATGTCGCCCAGTATTCAGTGCCCTCGGGATCAGTGGAGAGCCAACGGTCATCACCCAGCCTTGGTGGCATCAGACggatctctcccctctctgatTACATGAACCTTAACCTAAAATTAGGGGAAACCGTCTCCAGTCCCCTGCATGAGATGCCTGAGCTCACCAACTGCCCAGGTCCACCTGAGGAGGGGCGGTACTTCCATGGTGGGCAGAGGAGCTCTCTGTGCCCACCTGGCACAGGTAAAGATGATTATACTGAGATGAAGTTTGGTAGTGGGCATATCTCTCCTTCTTGTATCTCTAAGAATGAGGAAAGTGGTAGAGTAAGCCCAGCTAGCAGGGTACAGAGGCTAACCCTGGGTGACAAAGGTGTGCCAGGCCTAGGGGCATTCCTATTACCCACCCCATCAGTGGACCCTGATGGAGGGGCGAAGGTGATCCGTGCAGACCCTCATGGCCGGAGGCGGCACAGCTCAGAGACCTTCTCATCCACCACCACTGTCACGCCGGTGTTCCCCTCCTTTGCCCACAATGCTAAACGGCACAGCTCCGCCTCCGTTGAGAATGTTTCGGTCCGGAGCAGCGAGGGTTCCGACGAGGAATATGGCAGCCCCATGTGCCGAGAAACCTCAGCTGGGTATCAGAACGGCCTCAACTATATCGCCTTAAACCTCATGGAGAGCCGTGAGCTGGGCAACTGTGAAAACATGATGGGCTTCAAGACTGTCAGTTGCTGCAAAGGGGGAATTAATGGACTGCATGCCAGCCCATATGTTTCTTTGGGATTCACGGAGACAGCGACCACTGTAAAAG GCTGGCACAGAACACAGACTACAACCTTGGTTCTCTTCTTGCTCATTGTGCGATATGGTTCCTGTAGGACCCAGATGGTCTCCTGCGCCTTAGCTGGAG ACTGA